A portion of the Candidatus Hydrogenedentota bacterium genome contains these proteins:
- a CDS encoding type III pantothenate kinase: protein MLFVVDIGNSHTVLGLYKEKELLGQWRVFTSNYRTGDELSILLTMLLQSIQVNQQEITGCCVSSVVPPLNGAIQYVCNRAFGIDALMVEPGVKTGVMLQCENPREVGADRIANAVGALEEYPGPLIVIDFGTAITFDVITERMEWLGGVIAPGIQLSADSLFERCARLPRVDIVAPKEVIGRNTVTNIQAGLTYGYADMVDGIVGRICNELGRDAKVIATGGYARRISSVSKRIDLVDPLLTLKGLRAIYERNLGKGS from the coding sequence ATGTTGTTTGTAGTTGATATCGGAAATTCCCATACGGTTTTGGGCTTATACAAAGAAAAGGAACTCTTGGGTCAATGGCGCGTCTTTACTTCGAATTACCGTACCGGCGATGAATTGTCGATCTTGTTGACCATGCTGTTGCAAAGTATTCAGGTGAATCAACAGGAAATCACCGGTTGCTGCGTGTCCAGTGTGGTGCCGCCCTTAAACGGCGCCATTCAATATGTGTGCAACCGCGCTTTTGGCATTGATGCGCTGATGGTTGAGCCCGGCGTAAAAACGGGTGTTATGCTCCAATGTGAAAATCCGAGGGAAGTGGGCGCAGACCGCATCGCCAATGCCGTTGGCGCCCTCGAAGAATATCCCGGCCCCCTCATCGTCATTGATTTTGGAACGGCCATTACCTTCGACGTGATTACAGAGCGTATGGAGTGGCTGGGCGGCGTCATTGCCCCCGGCATACAATTATCGGCAGATTCCCTTTTTGAACGCTGTGCCCGACTGCCTCGCGTCGATATTGTAGCGCCCAAAGAAGTGATCGGACGCAATACGGTAACCAACATTCAAGCGGGCCTGACCTATGGCTATGCGGATATGGTCGATGGCATTGTGGGTCGAATTTGCAATGAACTGGGCCGTGATGCGAAGGTCATTGCGACCGGTGGTTATGCCCGTCGGATAAGCAGTGTTTCCAAACGTATCGATCTTGTGGATCCGCTCTTGACCCTGAAAGGGCTGCGCGCCATTTACGAACGGAACTTGGGGAAAGGATCATGA
- the lptC gene encoding LPS export ABC transporter periplasmic protein LptC, giving the protein MRKVILGVLVSLLLVSACSKPVQEERAAPILEDNTGALVSRAAPIVEPMQMKGINLYMHRPASADTATGKPELWISADSFSVQEEQIYSFEKAHAVIYSKDDQEITLDAAQGIFEQDKSARLEGEVRMVAGSLKIMLHDIEWSREEGTQGTAKTDRSVIIDDPDLQLNAAGMRLYPDERVFELTDVSGVVRFGKELT; this is encoded by the coding sequence ATGAGAAAAGTTATCCTAGGTGTTCTGGTATCTCTTTTGCTGGTCAGCGCTTGCAGCAAGCCTGTTCAGGAAGAAAGAGCTGCGCCGATTCTTGAAGATAATACGGGCGCATTGGTTTCACGAGCGGCGCCCATTGTGGAGCCCATGCAAATGAAGGGGATTAATTTGTACATGCACCGCCCCGCCAGCGCCGATACGGCAACGGGCAAACCCGAACTGTGGATCAGTGCCGACTCTTTTTCCGTTCAAGAGGAACAGATTTATTCTTTTGAAAAGGCCCATGCCGTCATCTATTCTAAAGATGATCAGGAAATTACCTTGGATGCTGCACAAGGTATTTTTGAGCAGGACAAAAGTGCGCGCTTGGAAGGAGAAGTGCGGATGGTGGCAGGAAGCTTAAAAATAATGCTGCATGATATTGAATGGTCTCGGGAAGAAGGTACCCAAGGAACCGCAAAAACAGATCGATCTGTTATTATTGATGATCCGGATTTACAGTTAAACGCTGCCGGTATGCGCCTCTACCCCGATGAACGTGTTTTTGAACTTACGGACGTGTCCGGCGTGGTGCGTTTTGGAAAGGAACTAACGTGA